From the genome of Mustelus asterias chromosome 7, sMusAst1.hap1.1, whole genome shotgun sequence, one region includes:
- the tfap2a gene encoding transcription factor AP-2-alpha isoform X3 — translation MDQTSRDPGSGQHTSPGKELKRKRVERSGSLSPARKRVVAADMPLAFSGFSHDNEDRHDGTSNGTPRLPQLGTVSQSPYPTAPPLSHTPNTDFQPPYFPPPYQPIYPQSQDPYSHVNDPYSLNSLHPQPQPQHPTWPQRQNQEAGILHQPRGLPQLAGLDPRREYRRPEVLLHSTHGLDSGLGDSLPIHSIAHAIEDVQHVDDQGINIQDHTVIKKGPMSLSKSHSGAVTSISLNKDGLFGGVANPNEVFCSVPGRLSLLSSTSKYKVTVAEVQRRLSPPECLNASLLGGVLRR, via the exons ATGGATCAGACTAGTCGCGACCCAGGATCAGGGCAGCACACATCTCCGGGAAAGGAGTTGAAAAGGAAGCGAGTTGAACGCTCAGGTAGTCTCTCCCCAGCCCGGAAGCGAGTGGTTGCCGCCGACATGCCTTTGGCGTTTTCTGGATTCTCACACGATAACGAG GATCGGCACGATGGGACCAGTAATGGGACTCCACGTTTGCCCCAGCTGGGGACGGTCagccagtctccgtatcccaccGCCCCGCCGCTGTCTCATACCCCCAACACGGACTTTCAGCCACCCTACTTCCCTCCTCCGTACCAGCCCATCTACCCGCAGTCACAGGATCCCTACTCTCATGTGAACGACCCGTACTCGCTCAACTCGCTGCACCCGCAGCCCCAGCCCCAGCATCCGACCTGGCCCCAGCGGCAGAACCAAGAGGCGGGCATCCTGCATCAGCCCCGGGGGCTGCCCCAGCTCGCCGGCTTGGACCCGCGGAGGGAGTACCGGCGGCCCGAGGTCCTGCTCCACAGCACCCACGGACTGGACTCCGGCCTTGGAGACTCATTACCCATCCACAGCATCGCACACGCCATCGAAGATGTCCAG CATGTTGATGACCAAGGCATTAACATCCAGGACCATACCGTCATTAAGAAAG GTCCCATGTCCCTGTCGAAGTCTCACAGTGGGGCTGTCACCTCGATCTCACTCAACAAGGACGGGCTCTTTGGCGGGGTTGCGAACCCCAACGAGGTGTTCTGTTCAGTTCCGGGTCGCCTCTCCCTCCTCAGTTCAACATCAAAGTACAAGGTGACGGTGGCGGAAGTTCAGAGGCGCCTGTCTCCGCCCGAGTGCCTCAACGCCTCGTTGCTGGGAGGAGTGCTGAGGAGGTGA
- the tfap2a gene encoding transcription factor AP-2-alpha isoform X5: protein MLVHSFSAMDRHDGTSNGTPRLPQLGTVSQSPYPTAPPLSHTPNTDFQPPYFPPPYQPIYPQSQDPYSHVNDPYSLNSLHPQPQPQHPTWPQRQNQEAGILHQPRGLPQLAGLDPRREYRRPEVLLHSTHGLDSGLGDSLPIHSIAHAIEDVQHVDDQGINIQDHTVIKKGPMSLSKSHSGAVTSISLNKDGLFGGVANPNEVFCSVPGRLSLLSSTSKYKVTVAEVQRRLSPPECLNASLLGGVLRR from the exons ATGTTAGTGCACAGTTTCTCGGCAATG GATCGGCACGATGGGACCAGTAATGGGACTCCACGTTTGCCCCAGCTGGGGACGGTCagccagtctccgtatcccaccGCCCCGCCGCTGTCTCATACCCCCAACACGGACTTTCAGCCACCCTACTTCCCTCCTCCGTACCAGCCCATCTACCCGCAGTCACAGGATCCCTACTCTCATGTGAACGACCCGTACTCGCTCAACTCGCTGCACCCGCAGCCCCAGCCCCAGCATCCGACCTGGCCCCAGCGGCAGAACCAAGAGGCGGGCATCCTGCATCAGCCCCGGGGGCTGCCCCAGCTCGCCGGCTTGGACCCGCGGAGGGAGTACCGGCGGCCCGAGGTCCTGCTCCACAGCACCCACGGACTGGACTCCGGCCTTGGAGACTCATTACCCATCCACAGCATCGCACACGCCATCGAAGATGTCCAG CATGTTGATGACCAAGGCATTAACATCCAGGACCATACCGTCATTAAGAAAG GTCCCATGTCCCTGTCGAAGTCTCACAGTGGGGCTGTCACCTCGATCTCACTCAACAAGGACGGGCTCTTTGGCGGGGTTGCGAACCCCAACGAGGTGTTCTGTTCAGTTCCGGGTCGCCTCTCCCTCCTCAGTTCAACATCAAAGTACAAGGTGACGGTGGCGGAAGTTCAGAGGCGCCTGTCTCCGCCCGAGTGCCTCAACGCCTCGTTGCTGGGAGGAGTGCTGAGGAGGTGA
- the tfap2a gene encoding transcription factor AP-2-alpha isoform X1 has translation MDQTSRDPGSGQHTSPGKELKRKRVERSGSLSPARKRVVAADMPLAFSGFSHDNEVSLFFPPDELRSDCPQMLVHSFSAMDRHDGTSNGTPRLPQLGTVSQSPYPTAPPLSHTPNTDFQPPYFPPPYQPIYPQSQDPYSHVNDPYSLNSLHPQPQPQHPTWPQRQNQEAGILHQPRGLPQLAGLDPRREYRRPEVLLHSTHGLDSGLGDSLPIHSIAHAIEDVQHVDDQGINIQDHTVIKKGPMSLSKSHSGAVTSISLNKDGLFGGVANPNEVFCSVPGRLSLLSSTSKYKVTVAEVQRRLSPPECLNASLLGGVLRR, from the exons ATGGATCAGACTAGTCGCGACCCAGGATCAGGGCAGCACACATCTCCGGGAAAGGAGTTGAAAAGGAAGCGAGTTGAACGCTCAGGTAGTCTCTCCCCAGCCCGGAAGCGAGTGGTTGCCGCCGACATGCCTTTGGCGTTTTCTGGATTCTCACACGATAACGAG GTATCTCTATTTTTCCCCCCTGACGAACTCAGATCTGACTGCCCGCAGATGTTAGTGCACAGTTTCTCGGCAATG GATCGGCACGATGGGACCAGTAATGGGACTCCACGTTTGCCCCAGCTGGGGACGGTCagccagtctccgtatcccaccGCCCCGCCGCTGTCTCATACCCCCAACACGGACTTTCAGCCACCCTACTTCCCTCCTCCGTACCAGCCCATCTACCCGCAGTCACAGGATCCCTACTCTCATGTGAACGACCCGTACTCGCTCAACTCGCTGCACCCGCAGCCCCAGCCCCAGCATCCGACCTGGCCCCAGCGGCAGAACCAAGAGGCGGGCATCCTGCATCAGCCCCGGGGGCTGCCCCAGCTCGCCGGCTTGGACCCGCGGAGGGAGTACCGGCGGCCCGAGGTCCTGCTCCACAGCACCCACGGACTGGACTCCGGCCTTGGAGACTCATTACCCATCCACAGCATCGCACACGCCATCGAAGATGTCCAG CATGTTGATGACCAAGGCATTAACATCCAGGACCATACCGTCATTAAGAAAG GTCCCATGTCCCTGTCGAAGTCTCACAGTGGGGCTGTCACCTCGATCTCACTCAACAAGGACGGGCTCTTTGGCGGGGTTGCGAACCCCAACGAGGTGTTCTGTTCAGTTCCGGGTCGCCTCTCCCTCCTCAGTTCAACATCAAAGTACAAGGTGACGGTGGCGGAAGTTCAGAGGCGCCTGTCTCCGCCCGAGTGCCTCAACGCCTCGTTGCTGGGAGGAGTGCTGAGGAGGTGA
- the tfap2a gene encoding transcription factor AP-2-alpha isoform X2, translating into MSILGKMGDWQDCPFSETSSQPLFHQSMRMLWKLADNIKYEECEVSLFFPPDELRSDCPQMLVHSFSAMDRHDGTSNGTPRLPQLGTVSQSPYPTAPPLSHTPNTDFQPPYFPPPYQPIYPQSQDPYSHVNDPYSLNSLHPQPQPQHPTWPQRQNQEAGILHQPRGLPQLAGLDPRREYRRPEVLLHSTHGLDSGLGDSLPIHSIAHAIEDVQHVDDQGINIQDHTVIKKGPMSLSKSHSGAVTSISLNKDGLFGGVANPNEVFCSVPGRLSLLSSTSKYKVTVAEVQRRLSPPECLNASLLGGVLRR; encoded by the exons ATGTCAATACTGGGCAAAATGGGGGACTGGCAG GACTGCCCGTTCTCTGAGACATCCAGTCAACCACTTTTTCACCAATCCATGAGAATGCTGTGGAAATTAGCGGACAATATCAAATATGAGGAATGTGAG GTATCTCTATTTTTCCCCCCTGACGAACTCAGATCTGACTGCCCGCAGATGTTAGTGCACAGTTTCTCGGCAATG GATCGGCACGATGGGACCAGTAATGGGACTCCACGTTTGCCCCAGCTGGGGACGGTCagccagtctccgtatcccaccGCCCCGCCGCTGTCTCATACCCCCAACACGGACTTTCAGCCACCCTACTTCCCTCCTCCGTACCAGCCCATCTACCCGCAGTCACAGGATCCCTACTCTCATGTGAACGACCCGTACTCGCTCAACTCGCTGCACCCGCAGCCCCAGCCCCAGCATCCGACCTGGCCCCAGCGGCAGAACCAAGAGGCGGGCATCCTGCATCAGCCCCGGGGGCTGCCCCAGCTCGCCGGCTTGGACCCGCGGAGGGAGTACCGGCGGCCCGAGGTCCTGCTCCACAGCACCCACGGACTGGACTCCGGCCTTGGAGACTCATTACCCATCCACAGCATCGCACACGCCATCGAAGATGTCCAG CATGTTGATGACCAAGGCATTAACATCCAGGACCATACCGTCATTAAGAAAG GTCCCATGTCCCTGTCGAAGTCTCACAGTGGGGCTGTCACCTCGATCTCACTCAACAAGGACGGGCTCTTTGGCGGGGTTGCGAACCCCAACGAGGTGTTCTGTTCAGTTCCGGGTCGCCTCTCCCTCCTCAGTTCAACATCAAAGTACAAGGTGACGGTGGCGGAAGTTCAGAGGCGCCTGTCTCCGCCCGAGTGCCTCAACGCCTCGTTGCTGGGAGGAGTGCTGAGGAGGTGA
- the tfap2a gene encoding transcription factor AP-2-alpha isoform X4: MRMLWKLADNIKYEECEDRHDGTSNGTPRLPQLGTVSQSPYPTAPPLSHTPNTDFQPPYFPPPYQPIYPQSQDPYSHVNDPYSLNSLHPQPQPQHPTWPQRQNQEAGILHQPRGLPQLAGLDPRREYRRPEVLLHSTHGLDSGLGDSLPIHSIAHAIEDVQHVDDQGINIQDHTVIKKGPMSLSKSHSGAVTSISLNKDGLFGGVANPNEVFCSVPGRLSLLSSTSKYKVTVAEVQRRLSPPECLNASLLGGVLRR, from the exons ATGAGAATGCTGTGGAAATTAGCGGACAATATCAAATATGAGGAATGTGAG GATCGGCACGATGGGACCAGTAATGGGACTCCACGTTTGCCCCAGCTGGGGACGGTCagccagtctccgtatcccaccGCCCCGCCGCTGTCTCATACCCCCAACACGGACTTTCAGCCACCCTACTTCCCTCCTCCGTACCAGCCCATCTACCCGCAGTCACAGGATCCCTACTCTCATGTGAACGACCCGTACTCGCTCAACTCGCTGCACCCGCAGCCCCAGCCCCAGCATCCGACCTGGCCCCAGCGGCAGAACCAAGAGGCGGGCATCCTGCATCAGCCCCGGGGGCTGCCCCAGCTCGCCGGCTTGGACCCGCGGAGGGAGTACCGGCGGCCCGAGGTCCTGCTCCACAGCACCCACGGACTGGACTCCGGCCTTGGAGACTCATTACCCATCCACAGCATCGCACACGCCATCGAAGATGTCCAG CATGTTGATGACCAAGGCATTAACATCCAGGACCATACCGTCATTAAGAAAG GTCCCATGTCCCTGTCGAAGTCTCACAGTGGGGCTGTCACCTCGATCTCACTCAACAAGGACGGGCTCTTTGGCGGGGTTGCGAACCCCAACGAGGTGTTCTGTTCAGTTCCGGGTCGCCTCTCCCTCCTCAGTTCAACATCAAAGTACAAGGTGACGGTGGCGGAAGTTCAGAGGCGCCTGTCTCCGCCCGAGTGCCTCAACGCCTCGTTGCTGGGAGGAGTGCTGAGGAGGTGA